From Nocardia sp. XZ_19_385, the proteins below share one genomic window:
- a CDS encoding FAD-dependent monooxygenase — MASERRAGVSSGSTVTPTSVGQHPFTSPADRPTVQANKRWLDRLVEGANTSRAAVVHARTLEVLEEIGLADELIGRGIVVPTWTRLPSTRQPRTSSRSSTSAAPAGT; from the coding sequence GTGGCATCCGAGCGGCGCGCAGGGGTTTCGTCAGGCTCGACAGTCACGCCAACGAGTGTAGGCCAACACCCGTTCACTTCCCCAGCCGACCGGCCTACCGTTCAAGCCAACAAGCGTTGGCTGGATCGACTAGTCGAGGGCGCCAACACTTCTCGCGCCGCCGTCGTGCACGCCCGGACCTTGGAGGTGCTCGAAGAAATCGGCCTCGCCGACGAACTGATCGGCCGCGGGATCGTGGTGCCGACCTGGACGAGGCTCCCGAGCACCCGGCAGCCGAGGACATCCAGTCGATCCTCGACAAGCGCGGCCCCGGCGGGGACGTGA
- a CDS encoding VOC family protein has protein sequence MSTKMIFINLPVEDLNRSKAFYEAVGWKVNADFTDENAACIVVDDNICLMLLTKTFFTTFSQRPIADTVAATAAAYALALASADEVDVLTDAAVAAGATEEHCPDKRAQEAEVGMHGRTFIDPDGHQWEPFYMAYQAA, from the coding sequence ATGAGCACCAAGATGATTTTCATCAACCTTCCGGTCGAGGACCTGAACCGGTCCAAGGCCTTCTACGAGGCGGTCGGCTGGAAGGTGAACGCGGATTTCACCGATGAGAACGCGGCCTGCATCGTGGTCGATGACAACATCTGCCTGATGCTGCTGACCAAGACCTTCTTCACCACCTTCAGCCAGCGCCCGATCGCCGACACGGTCGCCGCCACCGCCGCCGCATACGCGCTCGCGCTGGCCAGTGCGGACGAGGTGGATGTGCTCACCGACGCGGCCGTGGCCGCGGGCGCCACCGAGGAACACTGCCCGGACAAGCGCGCCCAGGAGGCCGAAGTCGGGATGCACGGCCGGACCTTCATCGATCCGGACGGCCATCAGTGGGAACCGTTCTACATGGCGTACCAGGCCGCCTGA
- a CDS encoding crotonase/enoyl-CoA hydratase family protein, producing MPHCLVEKRDHVLIVTMNRPEARNALSAEMMAIMRDAWDQVDSDPDIRVAILTGASGTFCAGMDLKAMSANHPGDNESSFDPANLPALLKGRRLTKPLIAAVEGAAIAGGTEILQGTDIRVAAESAKFGVSEARWGLFPLGGSAVRLVRQIPYTVAAEILLTGRHITAAEAKEYGLVGHVVPDGTALDKALELAQQISNNGPLAVQAILRTLRETEAMHELDAFQIEAKIGMSVFRSADAKEGPKAFAEKRKPNFTGQ from the coding sequence ATGCCGCACTGCCTCGTTGAAAAGCGCGATCATGTTCTCATCGTGACGATGAATCGCCCCGAGGCTCGCAACGCCCTGTCCGCCGAGATGATGGCGATCATGCGCGACGCCTGGGACCAGGTCGATAGCGATCCCGACATTCGTGTGGCCATCCTCACCGGTGCAAGCGGGACGTTCTGCGCGGGTATGGATTTGAAGGCGATGAGCGCCAACCACCCGGGTGACAACGAATCCAGTTTCGACCCGGCCAATCTCCCGGCGCTGCTCAAAGGCCGCCGCCTGACCAAGCCGCTGATCGCGGCCGTGGAGGGCGCGGCCATCGCGGGCGGCACGGAAATCCTGCAGGGCACCGACATCCGGGTGGCCGCGGAAAGCGCGAAATTCGGTGTCTCCGAGGCGCGCTGGGGCCTGTTCCCGCTCGGCGGGTCGGCAGTGCGCCTGGTACGCCAGATTCCCTACACCGTCGCCGCGGAGATCCTGCTGACCGGCCGGCACATCACCGCCGCCGAAGCCAAGGAATACGGGCTGGTCGGGCACGTGGTGCCGGACGGCACCGCCCTGGACAAGGCGCTGGAACTGGCGCAGCAGATCTCGAACAACGGCCCGCTCGCCGTGCAGGCGATCCTGCGTACGCTGCGCGAGACCGAGGCGATGCACGAGCTGGACGCCTTCCAGATCGAGGCCAAGATCGGCATGTCGGTGTTCCGGTCCGCCGATGCCAAGGAGGGCCCGAAGGCCTTCGCCGAGAAGCGCAAGCCGAACTTCACCGGCCAGTAG
- a CDS encoding acyl-CoA synthetase, whose protein sequence is MSYNIADLVEHAIDLMPDRVALVDDAREVTYAELEEQANKLAHYLLEHGVQQGDKVGLYSRNTIEAVIAMVAVFKARAVLINVNFRYVENELQYIFDNSDMVALIHERRYTDKVAAVRSNTPKLGTVIVVDDDTTGTIATAADSVDYATVLAESSGERDFGERSGDDIFMLYTGGTTGLPKGVMWRQEDWWRVLGGGINFVTGDRVEDEWQQAKTGAGNAQMVRYPIPPLIHGGSQCAVFHALFDGGKAIMLPEFSGHGVWQAIDKHTVNLIFITGDAMARPMLDALKEGNPETGEPYKHSTLWAMASSAALFSPTLKDQFMEELPNTMITDSIGSSETGFGGLAVVTKGQTHTGGPRVKIDASTEVLNDEGYPVEPGSGQIGFIARKGHIPLGYYGDEAKTKATFKEFHGVRYSIPGDYARVEADGTVTMLGRGSVSINSGGEKIYPEEVEGALKMHPDVFDALVVGVPDERWGQRVTAVVQCRGDKRPTLEDLRPILNKEISAYKLPRSLWFVDEIKRSPAGKPDYRWAKEQTESRPADEHADASSK, encoded by the coding sequence GTGAGCTACAACATAGCGGACCTTGTCGAACACGCCATCGACCTCATGCCGGATCGCGTCGCGCTGGTCGACGACGCCCGCGAGGTGACTTACGCGGAACTGGAGGAGCAGGCCAATAAATTGGCCCACTACCTGCTGGAACATGGTGTCCAGCAAGGTGACAAGGTGGGTCTCTACTCGCGCAACACCATCGAGGCCGTGATCGCCATGGTGGCGGTCTTCAAGGCCCGCGCGGTGTTGATCAACGTGAACTTCCGATACGTCGAGAACGAGTTGCAATATATCTTCGACAACTCGGACATGGTCGCGCTGATCCACGAGCGTCGCTACACCGACAAGGTCGCCGCCGTCCGGTCGAACACCCCCAAGCTGGGAACCGTCATCGTCGTCGACGACGATACGACCGGAACGATCGCGACCGCAGCCGATTCAGTGGATTACGCCACAGTGCTCGCCGAGTCCTCGGGCGAGCGGGACTTCGGCGAACGCTCCGGCGACGACATCTTCATGCTCTACACCGGCGGCACCACCGGCCTGCCCAAGGGCGTGATGTGGCGCCAGGAGGACTGGTGGCGAGTGCTCGGCGGCGGCATCAACTTCGTCACCGGCGATCGCGTCGAGGACGAGTGGCAGCAGGCCAAGACCGGCGCCGGCAACGCGCAGATGGTGCGCTACCCGATCCCGCCGCTGATCCACGGCGGTTCGCAGTGCGCGGTGTTCCACGCCCTCTTCGACGGCGGCAAGGCGATCATGCTGCCGGAGTTCAGCGGGCACGGCGTCTGGCAGGCCATCGACAAGCACACCGTGAACCTGATCTTCATCACCGGCGACGCGATGGCCCGCCCGATGCTCGACGCACTGAAGGAGGGCAACCCGGAAACCGGTGAGCCCTACAAGCATTCGACCCTGTGGGCGATGGCCTCCAGCGCGGCGCTGTTCTCGCCGACGCTCAAGGACCAGTTCATGGAAGAGCTGCCGAACACCATGATCACCGACTCGATCGGCTCCTCGGAGACCGGCTTCGGCGGCCTGGCCGTGGTCACCAAGGGTCAAACCCACACCGGCGGTCCGCGGGTGAAGATCGACGCTTCCACCGAGGTGCTCAACGACGAGGGCTACCCGGTCGAGCCGGGTTCGGGCCAGATCGGTTTCATCGCGCGCAAGGGCCACATCCCGCTGGGCTACTACGGCGACGAAGCCAAGACCAAGGCGACGTTCAAGGAGTTCCACGGGGTGCGTTACTCCATCCCCGGCGACTACGCCCGGGTCGAGGCGGACGGCACTGTCACCATGCTCGGCCGCGGTTCGGTCAGCATCAACAGCGGGGGCGAGAAGATCTACCCCGAAGAGGTCGAGGGCGCGCTGAAGATGCACCCGGACGTCTTCGACGCGCTCGTCGTCGGCGTGCCGGATGAGCGCTGGGGACAGCGGGTTACGGCGGTCGTGCAGTGCCGCGGTGACAAGCGCCCGACCCTGGAGGACCTGCGCCCGATCCTGAACAAGGAGATCTCGGCCTACAAGCTGCCGCGCAGCCTGTGGTTCGTCGACGAGATCAAGCGGTCGCCGGCGGGCAAGCCGGATTACCGCTGGGCCAAGGAGCAGACCGAGTCGCGCCCGGCCGACGAGCATGCCGATGCCAGCAGCAAGTAA
- a CDS encoding acyl-CoA thioesterase domain-containing protein, which produces MEELPPLAFFEATSDGFEPLPFAQSAWSPTMINGPAVCGLLARELESQFCPEGFLPSRLTVDMFRPPLKKTATVVTKVVREGNRIVVADAVLQQDGQDMARATAIFLKQSEQPPGERWTRAEAPQPPDVPPADGLSVPWWNSSDSADGWTNRIRDHQNDGHKKMWQTPISAVLGEAPSSFVGAAIIGESTSLLTNWGSEGVGFINADLTIALARPSEGLEIGLEADNHISADGVAVGSATLFDRHGAFGTCVVTALANAQRAVNFGEGYRHPAEIAAQ; this is translated from the coding sequence ATGGAAGAGTTGCCGCCGCTGGCTTTCTTCGAGGCCACCTCGGATGGTTTCGAACCGCTGCCGTTCGCGCAGAGCGCCTGGTCGCCCACCATGATCAACGGACCGGCCGTCTGTGGTCTGCTGGCCCGGGAGCTGGAGAGCCAGTTCTGTCCGGAGGGCTTCCTGCCGTCGCGGCTGACGGTCGACATGTTCCGGCCGCCGCTGAAGAAGACGGCCACCGTGGTGACCAAGGTGGTGCGTGAAGGCAACCGGATCGTGGTGGCCGACGCGGTCCTGCAGCAGGACGGGCAGGACATGGCGCGCGCGACCGCGATCTTCCTGAAGCAGTCCGAGCAGCCGCCGGGGGAGCGCTGGACCCGCGCCGAGGCGCCGCAGCCGCCGGACGTCCCGCCCGCCGACGGCCTGAGCGTCCCGTGGTGGAACAGCAGCGACAGCGCCGACGGCTGGACCAATCGCATCCGGGACCATCAGAACGACGGCCACAAGAAGATGTGGCAGACACCGATTTCCGCGGTCCTGGGCGAGGCGCCGTCCTCGTTCGTCGGTGCGGCCATCATCGGTGAGTCGACCAGTCTGCTCACGAACTGGGGCAGCGAGGGCGTCGGCTTCATCAACGCCGACCTGACCATCGCGCTGGCCCGTCCGTCGGAGGGGCTGGAGATCGGCCTGGAGGCCGACAACCACATCAGCGCGGACGGCGTGGCCGTGGGTAGCGCGACCCTGTTCGATCGTCATGGGGCGTTCGGTACGTGTGTGGTGACGGCGTTGGCGAACGCGCAGCGCGCGGTCAACTTCGGCGAGGGCTACCGCCACCCCGCGGAAATCGCCGCGCAGTAG
- a CDS encoding FAD-dependent monooxygenase, with the protein MDEAPEHPAAEDIQSILDKRGPGGDVKVTEVLWCSRFRVHHRVADRYRSGRILLAGDAAQSR; encoded by the coding sequence CTGGACGAGGCTCCCGAGCACCCGGCAGCCGAGGACATCCAGTCGATCCTCGACAAGCGCGGCCCCGGCGGGGACGTGAAAGTCACCGAGGTGCTGTGGTGCTCGCGTTTCCGGGTACACCACCGGGTCGCCGATCGGTACCGCTCGGGCCGGATCCTGCTGGCCGGCGACGCCGCCCAGTCCCGCTGA